Proteins encoded by one window of Arabidopsis thaliana chromosome 2, partial sequence:
- the CRL2 gene encoding NAD(P)-binding Rossmann-fold superfamily protein (NAD(P)-binding Rossmann-fold superfamily protein; FUNCTIONS IN: coenzyme binding, binding, cinnamoyl-CoA reductase activity, catalytic activity; INVOLVED IN: lignin biosynthetic process, cellular metabolic process, metabolic process; EXPRESSED IN: 21 plant structures; EXPRESSED DURING: 13 growth stages; CONTAINS InterPro DOMAIN/s: NAD-dependent epimerase/dehydratase (InterPro:IPR001509), NAD(P)-binding domain (InterPro:IPR016040); BEST Arabidopsis thaliana protein match is: NAD(P)-binding Rossmann-fold superfamily protein (TAIR:AT2G33590.1); Has 13587 Blast hits to 13572 proteins in 2016 species: Archae - 236; Bacteria - 6094; Metazoa - 449; Fungi - 930; Plants - 2647; Viruses - 67; Other Eukaryotes - 3164 (source: NCBI BLink).): MAVVQKGKVCVTGAGGFLGSWVVNHLLSRDYFVHGTVRDPGNEKYAHLKKLDKAGDKLKLFKADLLNYGSLQSAIAGCSGVFHVACPVPSASVPNPEVDLIAPAVDGTLNVLKACVEAKVKRVVYVSSVSAVAMNPMWSKSQVLDETAWSDQDYCKKTENWYSLSKTRAESEAFEFAKRTGLDLVSVCPTLVLGPVLQQHTVNASSLVLLKLLKEGYESRNNQERHLVDVRDVAQALLLVYEKAEAEGRYICIGHTVREQEVAEKLKSLYLNYNYPKRYIEADGKVKVSSEKLQKLGWTYRPLEETLVDSVESYRKAKLVD; encoded by the exons ATGGCGGTTGTGCAGAAAGGAAAGGTTTGTGTAACCGGTGCCGGAGGTTTTTTGGGTTCTTGGGTCGTCAATCATCTCCTCTCTAGGGATTACTTCGTCCACGGCACTGTCAGAGACCCTG GTAATGAAAAGTATGCTCatttgaagaagcttgatAAAGCTGGTGACAAACTCAAGCTCTTCAAGGCTGATTTGCTCAACTACGGCTCTCTTCAATCTGCTATTGCTGGCTGCAGCGGCGTCTTCCATGTCGCTTGCCCTGTTCCATCTGCTTCAGTCCCTAATCCTGAG GTAGATTTGATCGCACCTGCAGTGGATGGTACGCTGAATGTGCTTAAGGCATGCGTTGAAGCAAAAGTTAAGCGTGTTGTGTATGTTTCCTCTGTATCTGCAGTTGCTATGAACCCTATGTGGTCAAAGAGTCAAGTGTTAGATGAGACCGCTTGGTCTGACCAAGATTATTGCAAAAAAACTGAG AATTGGTATTCTTTGTCAAAGACACGAGCAGAAAGTGAAGCTTTCGAATTTGCAAAACGAACCGGACTTGATCTCGTCAGTGTTTGCCCTACCCTTGTCTTGGGACCTGTATTGCAGCAGCACACAGTAAATGCTAGTAGCCTTGTTCTTCTCAAGCTTCTTAAAG AGGGTTATGAATCGCGTAATAACCAAGAACGGCATTTGGTAGATGTGCGTGATGTGGCTCAAGCTTTACTTTTGGTTTATGAGAAAGCAGAAGCTGAAGGAAGGTACATCTGCATAGGCCACACGGTTAGGGAACAAGAAGTCGCTGAGAAGCTGAAAAGTCTTTATCTAAATTACAACTACCCAAAGAG ATACATCGAAGCGGATGGAAAAGTGAAGGTGAGTTCAGAGAAGTTGCAGAAGTTGGGTTGGACTTACCGGCCGTTGGAGGAAACACTTGTGGATTCTGTTGAGAGCTACCGCAAAGCTAAGCTTGTGGACTGA
- the SWI3B gene encoding switch subunit 3 (switch subunit 3 (SWI3B); FUNCTIONS IN: DNA binding; INVOLVED IN: chromatin remodeling; LOCATED IN: SWI/SNF complex, nucleus; EXPRESSED IN: 19 plant structures; EXPRESSED DURING: 10 growth stages; CONTAINS InterPro DOMAIN/s: SANT, DNA-binding (InterPro:IPR001005), Homeodomain-like (InterPro:IPR009057), Myb, DNA-binding (InterPro:IPR014778), SWIRM (InterPro:IPR007526), SANT, eukarya (InterPro:IPR017884); BEST Arabidopsis thaliana protein match is: SWITCH/sucrose nonfermenting 3C (TAIR:AT1G21700.1); Has 1055 Blast hits to 780 proteins in 192 species: Archae - 0; Bacteria - 2; Metazoa - 438; Fungi - 310; Plants - 199; Viruses - 0; Other Eukaryotes - 106 (source: NCBI BLink).), translated as MAMKAPDPGGSGEILPSTPSLSETTSGGAAAASKSAQLPSSSSDIDNIHVPSYSSWFSWTDINDCEVRSLPEFFDSRSSSKNPKFYLYLRNSIIKQYRDDHPRKISFTDVRRTLVSDVVSIRRVFDFLDSWGLINYNSSASAKPLKWEEKEAGKSAGDAASEPATTVKETAKRNCNGCKAICSIACFACDKYDLTLCARCYVRSNYRVGINSSEFKRVEISEESKPEWSDKEILLLLEAVMHYGDDWKKVASHVIGRTEKDCVSQFVKLPFGEQFVKESDSEDGLEMFDQIKDSDIPESEGIDKDGSSPNKRIKLTPLADASNPIMAQAAFLSALAGTNVAEAAARAAVRALSDVDYEADKNASRDPNRQDANAASSGETTRNESERAWADAKSLIEKEEHEVEGAIKETVEVEMKKIRDRIVHFEKLDLEMERSRKQLEEVRNLLFVDQLNIFFHTRKARKTEDRIEC; from the exons ATGGCCATGAAAGCTCCCGATCCCGGCGGATCTGGGGAAATTCTCCCGAGCACTCCCTCTCTTTCCGAAACTACGTCTGGAGGCGCCGCAGCAGCTTCTAAGTCGGCTCAATtgccgtcttcttcttccgataTCGATAATATTCACGTACCTAGCTACTCCA GTTGGTTTTCATGGACCGACATTAACGATTGCGAGGTCCGGTCACTGCCGGAATTTTTCGATTCGAGATCTTCATCCAAAAACCCTAAGTTTTATCTCTACTTGAGGAACTCGATTATTAAGCAGTACAGAGACGACCATCCTCGGAAGATTAGTTTCACTGACGTTCGGAGAACTCTCGTCAGTGATGTTGTCTCTATTCGTCGCGTCTTTGATTTCCTCGATTCATGGGGACTTATCAACTATAATAGCTCCGCCTCTGCTAAGCCGCTCAAGTGGGAAGAAAAAGAGGCCGGAAAATCCGCCGGAGATGCTGCTTCTGAGCCAGCCACAACTGTCAAAGAAACTGCCAAGAGAAACTGCAATGGCTGCAAAGCAATTTGCAGCATAGCTTGTTTCGCCTGTGATAAG tatGACTTGACATTGTGTGCGAGGTGCTATGTTCGTAGTAATTATCGTGTTGGTATTAACTCCTCGGAGTTTAAACGAGTTGAGATTAGTGAGGAGTCAAAGCCAGAGTGGTCTGATAAGGAAATTCTGCTGCTGCTGGAAGCTGTTATGCACTATGGAGATGATTGGAAGAAGGTTGCATCGCATGTTATTGGTAGAACGGAGAAGGATTGTGTTTCTCAGTTTGTCAAGCTTCCGTTTGGGGAACAGTTTGTAAAAGAGTCTGACTCTGAGGATGGTTTAGAGATGTTTGATCAGATCAAGGACTCTGATATTCCTGAATCTGAAGGAATAGATAAAGACGGTTCTTCTCCCAACAAGCGGATCAAATTAACACCTCTTGCAGATGCAAGCAACCCAATAATGGCTCAG GCTGCTTTTCTTTCAGCTTTGGCTGGCACAAATGTTGCAGAAGCAGCAGCTCGAGCGGCAGTGAGAGCTTTATCTGATGTAGACTACGAGGCTGACAAAAACGCCAGTAGAGACCCAAATCGACAAG ATGCCAATGCTGCATCGAGTGGTGAAACCACTAGAAACGAATCTGAAAGAGCTTGGGCAGATGCAAAGTCTTTAATTGAGAAGGAAGAGCATGAGGTAGAAGGAGCAATCAAAGAGACTGTTGAAGTTGAG atgaagaagatccGAGATAGGATTGTTCATTTCGAGAAATTGGATTTGGAAATGGAGAGAAGCCGGAAACAATTGGAGGAGGTGAGGAATCTGCTTTTCGTTGATCAATTAAACATTTTCTTCCACACCAGAAAAGCCCGGAAAACTGAAGATAGAATAGAGTGTTAG
- a CDS encoding AT hook motif DNA-binding family protein (AT hook motif DNA-binding family protein; FUNCTIONS IN: DNA binding; LOCATED IN: cytosol; EXPRESSED IN: 25 plant structures; EXPRESSED DURING: 15 growth stages; CONTAINS InterPro DOMAIN/s: Protein of unknown function DUF296 (InterPro:IPR005175), AT hook, DNA-binding motif (InterPro:IPR017956); BEST Arabidopsis thaliana protein match is: AT-hook motif nuclear-localized protein 1 (TAIR:AT4G12080.1); Has 969 Blast hits to 965 proteins in 147 species: Archae - 0; Bacteria - 205; Metazoa - 5; Fungi - 3; Plants - 754; Viruses - 0; Other Eukaryotes - 2 (source: NCBI BLink).) yields MSGSETGLMAATRESMQFTMALHQQQQHSQAQPQQSQNRPLSFGGDDGTALYKQPMRSVSPPQQYQPNSAGENSVLNMNLPGGESGGMTGTGSEPVKKRRGRPRKYGPDSGEMSLGLNPGAPSFTVSQPSSGGDGGEKKRGRPPGSSSKRLKLQALGSTGIGFTPHVLTVLAGEDVSSKIMALTHNGPRAVCVLSANGAISNVTLRQSATSGGTVTYEGRFEILSLSGSFHLLENNGQRSRTGGLSVSLSSPDGNVLGGSVAGLLIAASPVQIVVGSFLPDGEKEPKQHVGQMGLSSPVLPRVAPTQVLMTPSSPQSRGTMSESSCGGGHGSPIHQSTGGPYNNTINMPWK; encoded by the exons ATGTCAGGATCTGAGACGGGTTTAATGGCGGCGACCAGAGAATCAATGCAATTTACAATGGCTCTCCACCAGCAGCAGCAACACAGTCAAGCTCAACCTCAGCAGTCTCAGAACAGGCCATTGTCATTCGGTGGAGACGACGGAACTGCTCTTTACAAGCAGCCGATGAGATCAGTATCACCACCGCAGCAGTACCAACCCAACTCAGCTGGTGAGAATTCTGTCTTGAACATGAACTTGCCCGGAGGTGAGTCTGGAGGCATGACTGGAACTGGAAGTGAGCCAGTGAAAAAGAGGAGAGGTAGACCGAGGAAATATGGGCCTGATAGTGGTGAAATGTCACTTGGTTTGAATCCTGGAGCTCCTTCTTTCACTGTCAGCCAACCTAGTAGCGGCGGCGAtggaggagagaagaagagaggaagaccTCCTGGTTCTTCTAGCAAAAGGCTCAAGCTTCAAGCTTTAG gcTCGACTGGAATCGGATTTACGCCTCATGTACTTACCGTGCTGGCTGGAGAG GATGTATCATCCAAGATAATGGCGTTAACTCATAATGGACCCCGTGCTGTGTGTGTCTTGTCTGCAAATGGAGCCATCTCCAATGTGACTCTCCGCCAGTCTGCCACATCCGGTGGAACTGTTACATATGAG GGGAGATTTGAGATTCTGTCTTTATCGGGATCTTTCCATTTGCTGGAGAACAATGGTCAAAGAAGCAGGACGGGAGGTCTAAGCGTGTCATTATCAAGTCCGGATGGTAATGTCCTCGGTGGCAGTGTAGCTGGTCTTCTTATAGCAGCATCACCTGTTCAG ATTGTTGTTGGGAGTTTCTTACCAGACGGagaaaaagaaccaaaacagCATGTGGGACAAATGGGACTGTCGTCACCCGTATTACCGCGTGTGGCCCCAACGCAGGTGCTGATGACTCCAAGTAGCCCACAATCTCGAGGCACAATGAGTGAGTCATCTTGTGGAGGAGGACATGGAAGCCCTATTCATCAGAGCACTGGAGGACCTTACAATAACACCATTAACATGCCCTGGAAGTAG